Proteins from one Embleya scabrispora genomic window:
- a CDS encoding GntR family transcriptional regulator, whose amino-acid sequence MAQASPPGYRTGGEGRPGSLTGSAYREIRRRVLYLELAPGARFTEKAVAEELGMSKTPVHEALALLAEDGFVDVIPRSGYRVTRVTLRSARELFDLHRVLARDASAAVARRAAEVGTAPAREGAWVRTPTPVAGPDAWLERYTRLHLVIADLAGNRHLRRALAGTLYAHHRLLRLCVTADGPHLRVIAGDDGPLLDALADGDAEAAGRAAHTRLTGCRQRVLDTLLANDALLDVNITGPSPRR is encoded by the coding sequence ATGGCGCAGGCGAGTCCGCCCGGGTACCGCACCGGTGGCGAAGGGCGACCGGGGTCGCTGACCGGCTCGGCGTATCGGGAGATCCGACGCCGGGTGTTGTACCTGGAGCTGGCCCCGGGCGCGCGGTTCACCGAGAAGGCGGTGGCCGAGGAACTGGGCATGAGCAAGACGCCCGTACACGAGGCGCTGGCGCTGCTGGCCGAGGACGGGTTCGTCGACGTGATCCCGCGCAGCGGCTACCGGGTCACCCGGGTCACGCTGCGCTCCGCGCGCGAGTTGTTCGACCTGCACCGGGTGCTCGCCCGGGACGCCTCGGCGGCGGTGGCCCGGCGGGCGGCGGAGGTGGGCACGGCGCCGGCGCGCGAGGGCGCGTGGGTGCGTACGCCGACGCCGGTGGCCGGGCCGGACGCCTGGCTGGAGCGGTACACCCGGCTGCATCTGGTGATCGCCGACCTGGCGGGCAATCGGCATCTGCGGCGCGCGCTGGCCGGCACGCTGTACGCCCACCACCGGCTGCTGCGGTTGTGTGTCACCGCCGACGGGCCGCACCTGCGGGTGATCGCGGGGGACGACGGTCCGCTCCTCGACGCGCTGGCGGACGGCGACGCGGAGGCGGCCGGGCGGGCCGCGCACACCCGGCTGACCGGCTGTCGGCAGCGGGTGCTCGACACATTGCTCGCCAACGACGCGCTGCTCGACGTGAATATCACCGGGCCGTCGCCTCGGCGGTGA
- a CDS encoding ArnT family glycosyltransferase: MSRVEKGTSTEPLPPAPAPPALPPLAKRPIVLIMVAVFALQAAVSARYGFHRDELYFVVAGRHLAWGYVDQPPLTPLLARASGELFGDDPQDLRIFAALACAGTVLLVALIAREFGSGRAGQLLAAACAATSGIVLGIGHLWSTATLDIVAWLLIAWFVLRLLRTGDGRWWLAVGTAVGFAMLNKYLVGYLVVALLVSLFAVGPREVLRSRWLVGGAAIAIGLSAPGLWWQATHGWPQFTVAGGISTDDGIKNRIMFVPLQIAYLSPLFVPIWVAGARRLLRAPQIRWAHSIVPGYAILCVLVIASGGKSYYALPLLLVLVAAGCEPTVRWAASRPGRRVPVGSMLLVATVTSAVISLPLLPAGRVNAVIGINPEQGEQIGWPELADAAAVAWGRIPPDQRGRAVLFAGNYGEAGALDRYGPARGLPRPYSGHMSFADWGPPPDRADGPVVVVREGEVTARFRDFVDCRLVTRVDNGKGVDNEEQHAVVELCAGTTKPWSRIWPDLRHFY; this comes from the coding sequence ATGAGCCGTGTGGAGAAGGGCACGTCGACCGAACCGTTGCCGCCTGCCCCGGCCCCGCCCGCCCTGCCTCCGCTCGCCAAGCGACCGATCGTGCTGATCATGGTCGCGGTATTCGCACTGCAGGCGGCGGTGTCCGCGCGCTACGGATTCCACCGCGACGAGCTCTATTTCGTCGTGGCCGGTCGACATCTCGCCTGGGGCTACGTGGACCAGCCTCCACTGACCCCGCTGCTCGCCCGGGCGTCCGGCGAACTGTTCGGGGACGATCCGCAGGACCTGCGGATATTCGCCGCCCTCGCGTGCGCGGGGACGGTGCTCCTGGTCGCCCTGATCGCCCGGGAGTTCGGCAGCGGACGGGCGGGCCAGCTGCTCGCGGCGGCCTGCGCGGCCACCTCCGGGATCGTGCTCGGCATCGGTCACCTGTGGTCCACCGCGACCCTGGACATCGTCGCCTGGCTGCTGATCGCGTGGTTCGTCCTGCGGCTGTTGCGCACCGGCGACGGGCGCTGGTGGCTCGCGGTGGGTACCGCCGTCGGCTTCGCGATGCTGAACAAGTACCTGGTCGGCTATCTCGTGGTCGCCCTGCTCGTGAGCCTGTTCGCGGTCGGCCCCCGCGAGGTGCTGCGCAGCCGGTGGCTGGTCGGCGGCGCGGCGATCGCGATCGGGCTGAGCGCGCCGGGTCTGTGGTGGCAGGCCACTCACGGATGGCCGCAGTTCACCGTGGCCGGCGGAATCAGCACGGACGACGGCATCAAGAACCGGATCATGTTCGTCCCGCTGCAAATCGCCTACCTGTCGCCGCTGTTCGTGCCGATCTGGGTGGCCGGCGCGCGACGGCTGCTGCGGGCGCCGCAGATCCGGTGGGCGCACTCGATAGTGCCGGGCTACGCGATCCTGTGCGTGCTGGTGATCGCCTCCGGCGGCAAGTCGTACTACGCGCTGCCACTGCTCCTGGTACTGGTCGCGGCGGGGTGCGAGCCGACCGTGCGGTGGGCCGCGAGTCGGCCCGGGCGGCGGGTGCCGGTGGGTTCGATGCTCCTGGTCGCCACCGTCACCAGCGCGGTCATCTCGCTGCCGCTGCTGCCGGCCGGACGGGTCAACGCGGTGATCGGGATCAACCCCGAACAGGGCGAGCAGATCGGCTGGCCGGAACTGGCCGACGCGGCGGCGGTGGCCTGGGGGCGGATCCCGCCGGACCAGCGCGGCCGGGCGGTGTTGTTCGCGGGCAACTACGGCGAGGCCGGCGCGCTGGACCGGTACGGCCCGGCCCGGGGGTTGCCGAGGCCGTACTCGGGCCACATGTCCTTCGCGGACTGGGGCCCGCCGCCGGACCGCGCGGACGGGCCCGTCGTGGTCGTCCGCGAGGGGGAAGTCACCGCGCGATTCCGCGACTTCGTCGACTGCCGGCTGGTCACCCGGGTGGACAACGGCAAGGGGGTCGACAACGAGGAGCAGCACGCGGTGGTCGAGCTGTGCGCCGGCACCACGAAGCCCTGGTCCCGCATCTGGCCCGACCTGCGGCACTTCTACTGA
- a CDS encoding GntR family transcriptional regulator yields the protein MTSSSPARPKSRTAVAREVIRRRILRLEMPPGTVFSEGDLAAALDLGKTPVREALNLLTHENLVAVAPHSGYLVMPVTLRDVRELLELRVTVETLPARLVAARAEGTAGLDAAALAWWQATSGERADAVPTPVQGLAYAAALAERAGNARAAEVEGYVLRHQLRHLYLATALGDPHWPRPDRSALPIALVAGDPDGAAAVVEDGIRALGAALFATLVPVVAAYLSRPADGGPGGPPPDAVLDLDLGTLLRDGVGAGRARPSRVVTAEATAR from the coding sequence ATGACATCGAGCTCGCCGGCGCGCCCGAAGAGCCGGACCGCCGTTGCCCGCGAGGTGATCCGGCGGCGCATCCTGCGCCTGGAGATGCCGCCCGGGACGGTCTTCAGCGAGGGTGACCTGGCCGCCGCCCTGGACCTGGGCAAGACGCCGGTGCGCGAGGCGCTGAACCTGCTCACCCACGAGAACCTGGTGGCGGTCGCGCCGCACTCGGGCTATCTGGTCATGCCGGTCACCCTGCGCGACGTCCGGGAACTGCTCGAACTGCGAGTGACGGTCGAGACGTTGCCGGCCCGTCTGGTGGCCGCGCGGGCCGAGGGCACCGCCGGTCTGGACGCGGCGGCGCTCGCATGGTGGCAGGCGACCAGCGGCGAGCGCGCGGACGCGGTGCCGACGCCGGTCCAGGGCCTGGCCTACGCCGCCGCGCTGGCCGAACGGGCCGGCAACGCGCGGGCGGCCGAGGTCGAGGGGTACGTGCTGCGCCACCAGCTGCGGCACCTGTACCTGGCCACCGCGCTCGGCGACCCGCACTGGCCCAGGCCCGACCGCTCCGCGCTGCCGATCGCGCTGGTCGCGGGCGACCCGGACGGCGCGGCGGCCGTGGTCGAGGACGGGATCCGGGCCCTGGGCGCGGCGCTGTTCGCGACGCTGGTGCCGGTCGTCGCCGCGTACCTGTCCCGGCCCGCGGACGGCGGGCCCGGGGGCCCGCCGCCCGACGCGGTGCTCGACCTGGACCTGGGCACGCTGCTTCGCGACGGCGTCGGCGCCGGTCGCGCGCGGCCGAGCCGGGTGGTCACCGCCGAGGCGACGGCCCGGTGA